gacgAGCAACAACTGGGACGGAAAAGACACTCACCATGAGCGGCCCGCTAAATTTGCCCAAGAAGAGGCAAACAAAATAAAACCCCACACCAAACTTAGGCCGGAAGCAAACCAAAAAGTGGTACAAAACGAAAACAGGGAAGATCAGAATAAGGATAGGTttatttggagagaaaaaaaataggGAGTGCCAACTAAAAggtgttaaccctccacatctctcaagcCAAGTGCAGTAATGGGCCAGCAGCTCTTAAATAATCACTTGTGCCAGTACAGGTGAAACACCTGGTTAACAAGatgacaagccagcacaggtgtaaaaCATACGGATTAATGAGGTGACACCATTAGTTGTGGCCATTGTGCTAACTTCCAACCTCGGAACATAAATGGGaaaaccaaagcctgtaacaCCTTCCCCCCTTAAGACAACAAATATATCCTATATTTTTGTTGGACAAGTTTGCTCACAACCAACAGAAAACCACTTCCATATCACAACATGATTGACTTAAATGCGTCTCTACTTAAACAAGTCACCTTCTCCAATATAAACATGCTATCTACTGGCTATCAATACTTAAATACAAgaccaaaaaaaaaatatatatatatatatatattcttttgaGAAACAGAGGTAAAACCACATGCATTTCTATTACTCTCCTCCCCTTGGAATGAGCTCAACCAAAACAAATCTCCAATACAGCAAAATGTGGAGTCAAATAAAATGTTGGCAAGGGCTACACACTGGCTAAATATACAACGTATGGACTGCCTACCCTTGAAAGGCAATCAGCAACCAAGTTGTCTGATTTCAACAGGAAACTCCTGCAATATGAGACTCCGGCGAAAGAGTCGATGATTCACGGAGCTCGTCTTTTGCAACAAAACGACAGGGTTACAATCGGTATAGACCACCAGAGGTGGAGACCGATACATAAACCTTGAAGTGCTGAAGAGCCGGTTCCCCAAGCGAGCATCTTTTTTCAATTAGTCAAGTACTGTTTTTGATGTCAGGCCAATTGCTTTGAAAAAGGGTGCTCATTCTCCAGACCACGTAGCACAATATGCATGAGCCTTTGAAAAGTGGCTCCAGCGTTTTGTAACCCAAACGGGAAAACAAACCATCAGGTGTGATAAAAGCAGACAGCTCTTTGGTGTGCTCGGTTTAGAGGGACCTGCCAATATCCCTCCAGCAGATTGAACTTGCTAACGTACTTAGCAGCGCCAACACGGTCCACACAATCGTCGACtctggggagaaggggaggagtccGACTTAGTTGTTGTCCGACTTAGTTGTCGGAAACAAAACCGCAGAGACCCATCTGCAATGCCGTGTTCAAACATAAAATCCAACTCACTGTGGAGTTTCTTTCTCTTTTCAGGATGTACTCGATAGTCATGTTGTTTGATTGGGGCAGAGTCCCAAATGTCAATGTCAATGTCTGGCACACCTGAGAATAAACCCTGATATTCTAAAAGCAGTGCAACAATGTTGACTTTTTCCTCCAGAGACAAGTGTGCCAAAAAGACATCAAGGTTATCTAGAATCTGAGTTACTCAGCCATCCCACGGGCACAGGGTATATTGGGCTTTCCTCATGCTCTTGAGGAAGACTATAGTCAACAGTGACAGCAGTGGCAACAGGTAGAACATCACTACCGGTTTCCACCGACTTCTCACGCCGGATGGTAACGGGGGTAGTATGGTTTTAATATGTTGACATGACCCAGCCAGGGTTTCTTCCTGCGCTCCAGTGTGGCAATGATGTAATCCAGATTGCCATTTATTTTGTACTATGGAGTAATGGCCTGAAAAGCAAGCTTGCACGTTGACCCCAGATTAGGAAACAAAACCAGAACTTAGTCACCCACACTGAAAGTGCAGTTTAGGGCCTTTCTATCATACCAAACTTTCATTTTCATTTGTGCCTTCTCCCAACTCTCACTGGCAAACTCACAGGCGAGGTGCAATCTGTATCAATAACTGCTAACGTGCTCCAGCAAATTTGTTTTTGTGTTTAAGGTGTTGACTTGCAACAACCTCACTCTGAGTAAGCTCAAAGATTCCTAAACAACCTTCTGTGCTGCAAACAGCAAGAGGAACCCCTTCTCATCACAGTCTTTCTCAAACTCAAAGCTCATGTCATTAAACGTCAGAGTGATGTACAATGTGAAACCGTACAGATGTGCGTTCTTCTACagctacagtggcttgcgaaagtattcaccccccttggcatttttcctattttgttgccttacaacctggaattaaaatggattttttggagagtttgtatcatttgatttacacaatatgcctaccactttgaagatgcaaaatatgttttattatgaaacaaacaagacaaaaaaaaggaacttgagcgtgcataactattcacccccctaaagtcaataaaaaagtatttgtagagccaccttttgcagctgcaagtctcttggggtatgctTGGCACaactagccactgggatttttgcccattctgcaaggcaaaactgctccatctccttcaagttggatgggttctgctggtgtacagcaatctttaagtcatacagattctcaattgaattgaggcctgggctttgactaggccattctaagacatttaaatgtttcccctaaaaccactcgagtgttgctttagcattatgcttagggtcattgtcctgctggaaggtgaacctccgtcccggtctcaaatctctggaagacaaacaggtttccctcaagaatttccctgtacttagcaccatccatcattccttcaattctgaccagtttcctcgtccctgatgaaaaacatccccaaagcatgatgctgccaccaccatggtgGGATGGTGGcctcggggtgatgagagatgttgagtttgcgccagacatagcgttttccttgatggccaaaaagctaaatttctgtctcatctgaccagagtaccttcttccatatgtttgtggagtctcccacatgccttttggcaaacaaaattttttctttaagcaattacTTTTTTCTGGTCACTCTTCTGTAAAAcctagctctgtggagtgtacggcttaaagtggtcctatggacagataatccaatctccgctgtggagctttgcagctccttcagggttatctttggtctctttttgttgcctctctgataaatgacctccttgcctggtccattaGTTTTGGTGGGcgtccctctcttggcaggtttattgtggtgccatattctttccattttttaaataatggatttaatggtgttccatttcacttcatcaatttggactattttgtgtatgttcattacatgtaatccaaataaaaatatatttaaattacaggttgtaatgcaacaaaataggaaaaaaacgccaaggggatgaatacttttgcaaggcactgtaagctaTATATAACAGAGGTGACACCCATTCGATGTGGCCAATATTCTAATGAGCTAACATCCAACCTcgctgatttaggatcagattagccttttagatcataatcaataagattatatggacagatcctagatcagcagatCTACTATGaatatgctttgtggatacgggtCCTGGCAAGAAAAACAAAGCCTGTGAGATGTAAGGGGAAACGCTGTGACAACTGGCCAAATTAAAGGATACTTCCTCTCCAAAGATGAGCTGTCTGCATGTCTCCAGTGGCAGCTGGTAGTCTTTCTCcagaactgagagagagggagagaggggaggggtaaaCGAGGCAGAGGATTGTAATGGTATACTAGCTATGAGGTTTTGCCTAGAAAAGTAATCTGTTTCCCCAAAAAATGTGTCTCTTACTACTCTGCTCCCACCTACTGGCTTTTACTGGTACTGCTGTGTACGAATATTCCCCAGCAACATGCAATAGTGGTAGCCTTCATTGCAGCAGTTTAAAGAGTTCTGCAACATGGTTTGACTAAATTAACATATCACCTTGTAATGACAACCTGAGTTCATTAAACCCCCAAAGGTTGATGTCAacggaaatctaattagcataataataacaagcgtctcaatccaccacattcGCCTACGTCGCCCTTCCTCATCTGAGCCAATCTGACAACGTCTGTCTATAGCGTccaaacagtttgggctgcccAATAATATGACTCTCACGAACACATACCCACAGGCCACACAAGATTCATCGTTTAGCTGTTGTTTCATgttgtgaatctgttattcaacgTGTTTGTATTGAACAATAGCAGTAAGgctaaaaaaatgtatatttttttatttttgaatATATTTTTGggatacttcaaggggtcttaaacCCCCCTCCGgattagacagggcttagactctTATGGGTTCATGAATGATCTAACCTGagttaaccagcttcatgaactCCTTAGCATTCAGCTTGTCATCCtgccagggagagagaacaggaggttAAGACTGTCTAAGGGAGACATTTATCTTCTGTGGTTCAGTCAGATTTAGAGATGAGAGAATTCCTACCGGGCCCGCCACCTCATCAAAGGTCTTCTGTACTCTCTTGCGATCCTCTGGCAAGACTGGTGGCATTGACATTACCtgtgaaggacacacacacacacacacacacacacacacacagacagttggCTTGGTGAACTGGAGAGCAGGACTGCAGTAGAAGTAGACTTCAGAAAAGGTTTAACTCACCATGAGGAAGCCAGTGGAGCAAGTGAAGTCTTGTGTCCTGGAATACAAGGAGGAGCACCATCAGTCTGTTACTAattatcttcatcatcatcattacccccccaccaccctcctctctgtaccCCAGATTGTTGCCAGTCTTGGAGTAGACGCGGAGGAAGAATTCCGCAGGCACGTTGGGCCTGTAGGTGGAGGCCAGGATCACGTAGTTTCCCGGGTCCAGCCTCACCTTCCTCCACACAGCCCTACGGTGACAAAAAAGAAGACAACCGTCTATGGGagtaaatgaatgaatgaaagtaTATATGGAGGTCCTTTTATATTTGTGGTTTTTGTATTTTTCTTTGTGTGTTTCCTATACTCCTGCCTTGATTGTAGTGTCTGTGTAATTGCTTGGTCTTGTTATGCAGGGCTCTCTTGAAAGGGAGACATTGGTTTCAATGGGACTCCTCTGCCTAAATAAAGGCTCCAAAGAAAATCTAATAATAAGTGTATTGACTGTTTTCATAAAAATGTGACATATTTGCAGTAAAGACTGGCTACTGAAGTACCTGAGGGGCTGGTACTTCCCAGAGCGCCCCACAGGGTGCTGGTTAGAGAAGAAACTCTGGTCCAAACACAGGCCCTGGAGCTACGAGagtgggagggtagaggagagagaaaaaggcagAGGTAGAAAATATGGAGtaaaggagatggtggagagagagggagcagcgaCCATGGTTGGTCGATTTAAAAGTGTAATCTAACTAAAGTAAATAGTTGTGTTTTTCAAATACTTTACTACAAAATACTCACCTCTGGAGGAACCTGCAGATACAGGAAAGACATCATATTAACTGAAAATGTAGAACGTTCACATTCACAGCACATACAATTgacaacacatctctctctctctctctctcaccctgtagaTGTGGAAGGCGATGTGGAGAAAGTTAATTTTATTCCTCTTTCTCCGGTCTTTCTGCAGTAGTTCCACCAGCACggtgcactgctttgctttcttcttctgcttctctgCCACCATCTTCTCCTCCGGGGTCAtctcttcatcctcatcatcatcatcatcatcttcttcCTTGTCCTGCTCGGCAAGGACAAGCTGGAACTGGGGATTCTTCCAGAATGAtcctacgagagagagagagagagagagagagagagacagagggatagttAGATAACGTGGGAAGAGAAAGGTTTGATGAAAAGGAAAGGAGTAAATTAAATTGCAAACATTCTGCCATTGGAACGAGCTGTTCTCCCTGCTCTCCCAGGGATCGGTTCTCCCTGGCAGACGGTATCGGAGCacgaggtctgataccaacaggctcagagaccgtttctatctacaagccatcaacacttgaactggactgactaCCTGCTCTGATTCTNNNNNNNNNNNNNNNNNNNNNNNNNNNNNNNNNNNNNNNNNNNNNNNNNNNNNNNNNNNNNNNNNNNNNNNNNNNNNNNNNNNNNNNNNNNNNNNNNNNNtgcactcacccacacacacaaaacacacattcatgctacacacaaatcacaactgctgctaccagactctttTATACTGTTCAGTTTATCCACTCCCCCCCCATTCCTCccaacctgcaagtaagcatttcattggacaacgtataccatgtgtatcccgtacatatcACTCGTGAAACTTGAAACACACTCACGACGGTAACTACGACTGCCCCCTGCGGTGGAGCCCGGTACCCAGGAGCCTTTGTGGGAGCTGAGTGTCCATGCAGAGGTGGGGGCGGCAGGGGAGTCGGGTGTTTCCCCGTCCACTATGGGTTCAGGGTTCACGCTACACAGCTCCACTGTGTCAAACAGCCTAGTGAAGTCCTCCACATTCATCCTGAcacacagagaggatacagactgtcagtgtgtgtgtgtgtgtgtgtgtgtgtgtgtgtgtgtgtgtgtgtgtgtgtgtgtgtgtgtgtgtgtgtgtgtgtgtgtgtgtgtgtgtgtgtgtgtgtgtgtgttatttttgtAGGTATGTTTGTGTCTACGTGTGTTTGTAATGCCAGAACCTACCAGAATTCTCCATCCTCACTCTTTTTCAGCTCAATCCTTTTCTTTTCAGCAGCATCCACATCGTCCCAGTCTTTACtcctaataaataaaaaaacacgcTATTAACCATCAAGTATTCTCACAGCTTGCTAGAGCACTGAACTGTGGTGGCGCAATGGTCTGAGCATCACGAGTTCAATCACTTAAAAAAACATTGTTGCGAGTGCCAAGGAAGGCATACAGCAACGTTTTATGGACCTTTTGAAACGTTCCAACATCAAAGTCTATTTCTATTGACCAGGCTGGGTGTAG
This DNA window, taken from Oncorhynchus gorbuscha isolate QuinsamMale2020 ecotype Even-year linkage group LG13, OgorEven_v1.0, whole genome shotgun sequence, encodes the following:
- the LOC123993085 gene encoding calpain-9-like isoform X4 produces the protein MHPHLFVKVVPPNQSLTESYAGIFHFMFWQYGEWVEVVVDDRLPVREGRLLFSYSCTRNEYWSALVEKAYAKLIGSYGSLKGGNISEAMEDFTGGIAYSLPVSSRTPRVMWKALSAALSRGSLLSCFIQASNYREIGTVTAEGLVKGHAYAITDTDTVKKPDGEALLLRLRNPWGFVEYSGPWSDKSKDWDDVDAAEKKRIELKKSEDGEFWMNVEDFTRLFDTVELCSVNPEPIVDGETPDSPAAPTSAWTLSSHKGSWVPGSTAGGSRSYRRSFWKNPQFQLVLAEQDKEEDDDDDDEDEEMTPEEKMVAEKQKKKAKQCTVLVELLQKDRRKRNKINFLHIAFHIYRVPPELQGLCLDQSFFSNQHPVGRSGKYQPLRAVWRKVRLDPGNYVILASTYRPNVPAEFFLRVYSKTGNNLGTQDFTCSTGFLMVMSMPPVLPEDRKRVQKTFDEVAGPDDKLNAKEFMKLVNSVLEKDYQLPLETCRQLIFGEETGGRSSLTREQTEPVLASLRSLQSIFFKFDQDSSGTMSPFELSLALQAAGVQCDGQVIQLLWERFGSGELHLPFHGFVACVSRLRKLFVAAPTPDRVRVLCKGGFCVGTAGKFYLTRNI